A single window of Gossypium arboreum isolate Shixiya-1 chromosome 13, ASM2569848v2, whole genome shotgun sequence DNA harbors:
- the LOC108461373 gene encoding 60S ribosomal protein L18a-like protein isoform X1, protein MSGDEKNPAVVVDHQHHQYGTFQGVSNYPPPPPPQHHGPAIGFPQPVPPPGLHEPSAPPPQYYPQGYQTVPGYAVAEGRPVRERRLPCCGIGFGWFLFIIGFFLGAIPWYIGLFVLLCARIDYREKPGYIACTIAAVLATIAIILGVTKGIDD, encoded by the exons ATGAGTGGTGACGAGAAAAACCCGGCTGTAGTTGTAGATCACCAGCATCATCAATATGGGACTTTCCAAGGAGTATCCAACTACCCTCCTCCACCTCCTCCTCAGCACCATGGCCCGGCTATTGGGTTTCCTCAGCCTGTTCCGCCGCCTGGCCTCCATGAGCCCTCTGCTCCTCCTCCTCAGTATTACCCCCAAGGTTATCAAACCGTTCCAG GTTATGCTGTTGCTGAAGGAAGACCTGTAAGAGAGCGTCGTCTACCATGCTGTGGCATTGGTTTTGGATGGTTCTT GTTTATCATTGGTTTCTTCCTTGGGGCCATCCCCTGGTACATTGGATTGTTTGTTCTGCTTTGTGCAAGGATAGATTACCGAGAGAAGCCGGGATATATTGCTTGCACAATTGCT GCTGTTCTTGCTACAATTGCTATTATCCTTGGTGTAACGAAGGGAATCGATGATTGA
- the LOC108461373 gene encoding 60S ribosomal protein L18a-like protein isoform X2, giving the protein MSGDEKNPAVVVDHQHHQYGTFQGVSNYPPPPPPQHHGPAIGFPQPVPPPGLHEPSAPPPQYYPQGYQTVPGYAVAEGRPVRERRLPCCGIGFGWFLGVYFFEGLSLVSSLGPSPGTLDCLFCFVQG; this is encoded by the exons ATGAGTGGTGACGAGAAAAACCCGGCTGTAGTTGTAGATCACCAGCATCATCAATATGGGACTTTCCAAGGAGTATCCAACTACCCTCCTCCACCTCCTCCTCAGCACCATGGCCCGGCTATTGGGTTTCCTCAGCCTGTTCCGCCGCCTGGCCTCCATGAGCCCTCTGCTCCTCCTCCTCAGTATTACCCCCAAGGTTATCAAACCGTTCCAG GTTATGCTGTTGCTGAAGGAAGACCTGTAAGAGAGCGTCGTCTACCATGCTGTGGCATTGGTTTTGGATGGTTCTT AGGAGTATACTTCTTTGAAGGTTTATCATTGGTTTCTTCCTTGGGGCCATCCCCTGGTACATTGGATTGTTTGTTCTGCTTTGTGCAAGGATAG